A part of Nocardioides sp. WS12 genomic DNA contains:
- a CDS encoding S8 family peptidase, with amino-acid sequence MHVSVRAARSAAAHSPSRSRASAIGLLFFALIVTGFGADPASAAPKPDDPSRPGPADGPRGKRVPGAEHPGDLPDYDAESARISNPNAGQPVPNQYIVVFKPGLASPKDTEKEMVAKNNATVKFSYGHALEGFAAVIPPDRIDNVRNHPNVAYVEQDYYVGPQDIVTPAPTWGLDRIDQRDLPLNNSYNDINEGAGVHAYIVDTGIRRTHTEFAGRVGNGFDAVTSGGTANDCNGHGTHVASTVAGATYGVADKAIVHPVRVLDCNGSGSNAGVIAGIDWVRVNATKPAVANMSLGGGASSSLDTAVTNAINSGISFVVAGGNENQSACNVSPARTPAAITVGATTNTDARASFSNYGTCLDIFAPGQNIPGAWSTADTATNTISGTSMASPHVAGAVALYLKANPTATPAAVRDALVNQSTQGKVTAAGTGSPNRLLYTAFITGGGTPPPPPPPPPRRRPRAV; translated from the coding sequence ATGCACGTCTCAGTTCGGGCTGCGCGTAGCGCGGCCGCGCATTCACCATCACGCAGCCGAGCCTCGGCCATCGGACTGCTGTTCTTCGCCCTCATCGTCACCGGCTTCGGCGCCGACCCTGCGTCGGCCGCGCCGAAGCCCGACGATCCCTCTCGCCCGGGACCCGCAGACGGTCCGCGCGGCAAGCGCGTTCCGGGCGCCGAGCACCCCGGCGACCTGCCGGACTACGACGCCGAGTCCGCGCGCATCAGCAACCCGAACGCCGGCCAACCCGTGCCGAACCAGTACATCGTCGTGTTCAAGCCGGGGCTCGCCTCCCCGAAGGACACCGAGAAGGAGATGGTGGCGAAGAACAACGCCACGGTGAAGTTCAGCTACGGCCACGCGCTGGAGGGCTTCGCCGCGGTCATCCCGCCGGACCGCATCGACAACGTCCGCAACCATCCGAACGTCGCATACGTCGAACAGGACTACTACGTCGGGCCGCAGGACATCGTCACGCCAGCGCCCACCTGGGGTCTGGATCGCATCGACCAGCGCGACCTCCCGCTGAACAACTCCTACAACGACATCAACGAGGGCGCCGGGGTCCACGCGTACATCGTCGACACGGGCATCCGCCGGACTCACACGGAGTTCGCAGGTCGTGTGGGCAACGGGTTCGACGCCGTCACGTCGGGCGGGACGGCCAACGACTGCAACGGTCACGGCACCCACGTCGCCAGCACCGTCGCCGGAGCGACGTACGGCGTCGCCGACAAGGCGATCGTCCACCCGGTGCGGGTCCTGGACTGCAACGGCAGCGGCAGCAACGCCGGCGTGATCGCCGGAATCGACTGGGTCCGCGTGAACGCGACCAAGCCGGCCGTCGCGAACATGAGCCTGGGCGGTGGCGCGAGCTCGTCTCTCGACACGGCCGTCACCAACGCGATCAACAGCGGCATCAGCTTCGTCGTCGCGGGCGGCAACGAGAACCAGAGCGCCTGCAACGTCTCGCCCGCACGGACGCCCGCCGCGATCACGGTCGGCGCGACCACCAACACCGACGCACGCGCCTCGTTCTCCAACTACGGCACCTGCCTGGACATCTTCGCCCCCGGTCAGAACATCCCGGGTGCCTGGTCCACGGCAGACACGGCCACCAACACCATCAGCGGTACGTCGATGGCCTCGCCCCACGTCGCCGGCGCGGTGGCGCTCTATCTCAAGGCCAACCCCACCGCGACACCTGCTGCGGTCCGGGACGCACTCGTCAACCAGAGCACGCAGGGCAAGGTGACGGCTGCCGGCACGGGCTCACCGAACCGGTTGCTCTACACCGCGTTCATCACCGGCGGCGGGACGCCGCCGCCCCCGCCGCCTCCGCCCCCCCGCCGCCGCCCCCGAGCGGTCTGA
- the ftsY gene encoding signal recognition particle-docking protein FtsY, which produces MPELLYLIIGIAVVGVLAIVGFVGTRVRRPGRLPDKAPTDVLAPPRDAPVVEPVETPTLEVEEPSEPTLDRPEKPSSRLVRLRQRLAGSNALGRGLLGLLSREKLDEDTWEAIEDLLIGADIGVAPTQELVEKLRTRLRVEGGQVPDARAVLREELINLVDPTMDRALQVTGADGAPGVVLVVGVNGTGKTTTVGKIARILVADDRTALLAAADTFRAAATEQLATWGDRVGVEVVRGPEGGDPASVAFDAVKQGMDRGVDTVVVDTAGRLQNKQGLMDELGKVKRVIEKQAPVTEVLLVLDATTGQNGLIQAKVFSEVVDVTGIVLTKLDGSAKGGIVIAVQRQLGVPVKLVGLGEGPDDLAPFDAAAFVDALLS; this is translated from the coding sequence ATGCCTGAGTTGCTCTATCTCATCATCGGGATCGCCGTCGTCGGCGTGCTGGCCATTGTCGGCTTCGTCGGCACCCGTGTACGACGTCCCGGTCGGCTGCCCGACAAGGCACCGACCGACGTCCTCGCGCCGCCGCGCGACGCGCCGGTGGTCGAGCCTGTCGAGACTCCGACCCTCGAGGTCGAGGAACCGAGTGAGCCGACCCTCGATCGCCCCGAGAAGCCGTCGTCGCGCCTGGTTCGCCTGCGCCAGCGGCTGGCCGGCTCCAATGCGCTGGGCCGCGGCCTGCTCGGGCTGCTGAGCCGGGAGAAGCTCGACGAGGACACCTGGGAGGCCATCGAGGACCTCCTGATCGGTGCCGACATCGGCGTCGCCCCCACCCAGGAACTGGTGGAGAAGCTCCGCACCCGGCTCCGCGTCGAGGGCGGGCAGGTCCCCGACGCCCGCGCCGTCCTGCGTGAAGAACTGATCAACCTGGTCGACCCGACCATGGACCGCGCCCTGCAGGTCACCGGCGCGGACGGTGCCCCCGGCGTCGTACTCGTCGTCGGCGTGAACGGCACGGGCAAGACCACCACCGTCGGCAAGATCGCCCGGATCCTGGTCGCCGACGACCGCACCGCGCTCCTCGCGGCCGCCGACACCTTCCGTGCAGCCGCCACCGAGCAGCTCGCCACCTGGGGTGACCGGGTGGGCGTCGAGGTCGTGCGCGGCCCGGAGGGTGGCGACCCGGCCAGCGTCGCGTTCGACGCGGTCAAGCAGGGCATGGACCGCGGCGTCGACACCGTCGTGGTCGACACCGCCGGCCGCCTGCAGAACAAGCAGGGCCTGATGGACGAGCTCGGCAAGGTCAAGCGCGTCATCGAGAAGCAGGCGCCCGTCACCGAGGTGCTCCTCGTTCTCGACGCGACCACCGGCCAGAACGGCCTGATCCAGGCCAAGGTGTTCTCCGAGGTCGTCGACGTCACCGGCATCGTGCTCACCAAGCTCGACGGCTCCGCCAAGGGCGGCATCGTCATCGCCGTCCAGCGCCAGCTCGGCGTACCGGTCAAGCTGGTCGGTCTGGGCGAGGGCCCCGACGACCTGGCGCCGTTCGACGCCGCTGCGTTCGTCGACGCGCTGCTGAGCTAG
- a CDS encoding choice-of-anchor J domain-containing protein produces MVSGTGTLTYWWWMNSSEGTTTAFDYMYVRVRNTAGTLLATVRTRSNTASRNAWVADSVSLSAYAGQQVVISFEFSSDSSLVTSFYVDDVGLG; encoded by the coding sequence GTGGTCAGCGGCACCGGCACGCTGACGTACTGGTGGTGGATGAACTCGAGCGAGGGCACGACCACCGCGTTCGACTACATGTACGTCCGCGTCCGCAACACGGCCGGCACCCTGCTGGCGACGGTGCGGACCCGCTCGAACACGGCCAGCCGGAACGCGTGGGTCGCGGACTCCGTCAGTCTGTCGGCCTACGCGGGCCAGCAGGTCGTGATCAGCTTTGAGTTCAGCAGCGACTCGTCGTTGGTCACGAGCTTCTACGTCGACGACGTGGGGCTCGGCTGA